The Juglans regia cultivar Chandler chromosome 2, Walnut 2.0, whole genome shotgun sequence genome includes a window with the following:
- the LOC109004021 gene encoding cyclin-dependent kinase F-4-like produces the protein MERFNLIKEVGDGTFGCVWRAINKQTDEVVAIKKMKKRYYSWEECVNLREVKSLRKMNHPNIVKLKEVIREHDILYFVFEYMECNLYQLMKDREKLFSEAEVRNWCFQVFQALAYIHQRGYFHRDLKPENLLVTKDKIKIADFGLAREINSQPPYTEYVSTRWYRAPEVLLQSYLYSSKVDMWAMGAIMAELFTLRPLFPGISEADEIYKICSVIGSPTKDTWADGLHLARDINYQFPQFAAVHLSVLIPSASNDAISLITSLCSWDPFKRPTAAEALQHPFFQSCFYVPPYLRSREAVVRTPPSVGTRGAFEQQSARRQSGPLPSSKLTSNYPSPKLNASLSTGVQRKLDLVNQDASKDDKYLKSSIEQPRYRPPGRNIPNSMNKMMTAREVLDSTEKLANMSLGPQRQYVGKPRPPPMKAGVQWFSGSGDMFLKPAKDQFQPPSTYTRNVAL, from the exons ATGGAGAG GTTCAACCTAATCAAGGAAGTTGGTGATGGAACATTTGGATGTGTCTGGAGAGCTATTAATAAGCAGACTGATGAAGTT gttgcaattaaaaaaatgaagaaaaggtATTATTCGTGGGAGGAGTGTGTAAATCTGAGAGAAGTGAAG TCATTACGGAAAATGAATCATCCAAATATTGTGAAGCTTAAGGAAGTCATTAGAGAACATGACATCTTGTACTTCGTGTTTGAGTACATG GAATGCAACCTATACCAACTCATGAAGGATAGGGAAAAGCTTTTCTCTGAAGCTGAAGTCAGAAATTGgtgttttcaagtttttcaagCTCTTGCTTACATCCACCAGCGTGGATATTTTCATCGTGACCTTAAGCCAG AGAATTTGTTGGTTACAAAGGACAAAATCAAGATTGCTGATTTTGGTCTTGCTCGTGAAATTAACTCGCAACCACCATATACTGAGTATGTCTCGACGCGCTG GTATCGAGCCCCTGAAGTACTGCTTCAGTCATACCTGTATAGTTCTAAAGTTG ATATGTGGGCAATGGGTGCTATAATGGCTGAGTTGTTCACTCTCCGTCCTCTTTTCCCGGGTATTAG TGAAGCCGATGAGATATACAAAATATGCAGTGTTATAGGCAGTCCAACCAAGGATACATGGGCTGATGGACTTCATCTGGCAAGAGACATCAACTACCAGTTCCCCCAG TTTGCTGCTGTCCATCTCTCTGTATTGATCCCATCTGCAAGCAATGATGCTATCAGCCTTATTACA TCACTTTGTTCCTGGGATCCCTTCAAGAGGCCAACAGCTGCTGAAGCCCTTCAGCATCCTTTCTTCCAG AGTTGCTTTTATGTTCCACCATACCTTCGATCTAGGGAAGCTGTTGTTAGAACACCTCCTTCAG TTGGAACAAGGGGAGCATTTGAGCAACAATCTGCTAGGAGACAATCTGGGCCTTTACCTAGCTCAAAGCTGACTAGCAATTATCCTTCTCCTAAGTTAAATGCTTCTTTAAGCACAG GTGTGCAGCGCAAGCTGGATTTGGTTAATCAG GATGCAagtaaagatgataaatatctGAAGAGCTCTATAGAACAGCCAAGATATCGGCCGCCAGGAAGGAATATTCCAA ACTCCATGAACAAGATGATGACTGCACGGGAAGTCTTGGATTCAACTGAGAAGTTGGCAAACATGAGTCTTGGTCCACAAAGGCAGTATGTGGGGAAGCCACGACCACCTCCCATGAAGGCTGGAGTCCAATGGTTTTCTGGATCAGGTGATATGTTTCTGAAGCCTGCTAAAGATCAGTTTCAGCCTCCTTCAACATATACGAGAAACGTTGCTCTCTGA